The genomic stretch GCAGGCCAGGTCGCGGGGTCGTTGCTCATGGCGGGCTTGTCCCCACGCGGGTTGAAGTAGCCCGGCAAAGGTGCCCACCCCCACAACTCATCCTTGGGCCCCTTGTCGACGAACTCCCGATATTGCGTCTCCATGGGGTAGATGACCTGGCCCTTGTTGTCGATGGTGCGCGCCTGGACGACGAGAGCGACGCCATCGACGTACGAGTGGCCGCTCCCTTTGGGCCACTCGCCAGACGGCTGATCCGGCCAGTGAGCGATTTCCCCCCAGTTGATGAAGATGGTCCGGACCAGATTGCCATCCATGATCCCCTGACGGCGGTAGCGCGCGTCGCCAGTGTTGGGGTCAGGCGTGCGTTGTGCCAACACCTCCGGGCAGGCGAAGGCGGTCAGAGCCAATAGTGCCAAGAGTACGCGCTTCATGACGCTATCCTCACCTGGTGAGTAAACCGCAGCTCAGAATTCCAACGTCAGGCCACACTGCACCTGGCGCGGGGCGCTGTAGAAATCCGGGCGCACGTAGTACTGGTCAAGCGTGTTTATGCCTCGCGGCCGCAGCCCTCCTGAATACACCGGCGCCAGGGAATAGCCGGCACGTCCTGTGTCGGTAAAGACCTCAACTTCGTTCAGCCGGTCAAACAAGTTGTAAACGCGCAGGAAAAGCTGGAGCGACAATTTCCCAAGCGGGAATGTCTTGTACGCATAGAGGTCGACGTTGTATTGAAGTGGCTTGCGGCCACTGTTTTCTACTGCGGTCTGGATGTTCTGGAACGACGGCGTGTAGGGAAGTCCAGTGCCGAACCGCCCGATCAGGTTCACGCTCAAGTCGTCGTTGCCGAGGGTGAGCGTCGCGTTGATTTGGTGGCGGCGATCCCAATTGAGCGGCACCATCTGTTTTGTTGTTTCGCGAGGTGGCTCCGTCTGCTGGTCAAGGAAAGCGGTGTTCGGGTCAGAGGCGTTCCCTTTGGCAATCTGAAATGTGTAGTCCAGCGTGGCGCCCACGCCGCCCTTGTGCCGCTTCTCGAAGGCCACGGTCACCCCCTTGACGTTCCCATAGTCACGGTTGATGTAGCGGCCGTAGCGAATCCCTTGCAGAGTCATTAGCACCTCGGTGCCCAGCAGATTGCGGATGTCCTTGTAATAAGCCGTCACATCCAGAGCAAGATCCTCGGTCAACTGCTGCTGCAAGCCTATCTCGTAGATGACCGTCTTCTGCGGCTTCAGCGTGGTGTTGCCCACGGTGTTCAGCAGGCTGTGAGGTGGCGGCGAGGGAGTGCTCTGCAAGGGGTAGATGTCGAATTCCGGGTTGGTGTACATAAAGTCCAAGTTCGGGATCTGGAAGAAGTGGCCGTAGGACACGTGAATAACCCCCCGCTCGGTGATGGGATAGGCGATGCCGAGTCGCGGGCTGAGTTGCGAGGCGCCCTCTGCTCGCACCCGCGGTGAGCTGCTTGGCTCGCGGAAGTTGGTGGGCACTTCGCCGTCGGGCTCGAAGTGGTCGAAGCGCACTCCCGCGTTCACGATCATGTAGTCGAATTCCATCTTGTCCTGCACGTAAGCGGCAAACTCCACAGGGCGGTGGGTGTATTGATTGTTGTTGAACGACGTCCTGGGCGGGATGCGTTCGGGGAGCTCGGGCACCACTTCAAACTCGTGCATCCACAGGCGGTGGCGTTTCACCTCGAGGCCAGTCTTGAACTGGTGCGTCTGGGTCGCCTGATAGGTGAGGTCGAACTTGCCGACAATAGTGCCTGTGCTGCGGTGGAAATTCCACATTTGCATGCCGCCAGTGAGGAAGGCGTTGGCGCCAGTATCCTGGAGCCTTCTGCTCGAGACATAGCCTGGGTCAAAAGGGTCTTCCAGGACAAATTGTTTGTACACCGTGTAGAAGTAGGTCCCTTTTACAG from Calditrichota bacterium encodes the following:
- a CDS encoding TonB-dependent receptor, which translates into the protein KEIFWNIDRLNPSYNLQGTLSGPLPFTAGAVNFFLSGRYYDSEGYIYGKDVCRPSDQSDFTADAESKWTIMSHGKVYSFSEEVAQRLITEAKAVPMNPERRATAQGKLSVRLSTADKLSIETLLQDSYFKYYDHRFRLNPSGDYKRYQRGYNTSLAWNRVLSPRAFFSVKGTYFYTVYKQFVLEDPFDPGYVSSRRLQDTGANAFLTGGMQMWNFHRSTGTIVGKFDLTYQATQTHQFKTGLEVKRHRLWMHEFEVVPELPERIPPRTSFNNNQYTHRPVEFAAYVQDKMEFDYMIVNAGVRFDHFEPDGEVPTNFREPSSSPRVRAEGASQLSPRLGIAYPITERGVIHVSYGHFFQIPNLDFMYTNPEFDIYPLQSTPSPPPHSLLNTVGNTTLKPQKTVIYEIGLQQQLTEDLALDVTAYYKDIRNLLGTEVLMTLQGIRYGRYINRDYGNVKGVTVAFEKRHKGGVGATLDYTFQIAKGNASDPNTAFLDQQTEPPRETTKQMVPLNWDRRHQINATLTLGNDDLSVNLIGRFGTGLPYTPSFQNIQTAVENSGRKPLQYNVDLYAYKTFPLGKLSLQLFLRVYNLFDRLNEVEVFTDTGRAGYSLAPVYSGGLRPRGINTLDQYYVRPDFYSAPRQVQCGLTLEF